From one Tetragenococcus osmophilus genomic stretch:
- a CDS encoding ATP-binding protein, with amino-acid sequence MELRKAEITGFGHYRNQVFEFLSGNQLFFGENEVGKSTLYQFILAMLFGFPKKSSKKRDYTPRDGTAYGGRLWLIVEPYGQIMIERYRKVNRGKAKLIIGGEEKDGKLLEEILAPLNKSVFQEVFTFQQEQLSQIDHLQEEELQSSLISLGITGSQQLMEKIQSYQKENQRLFKPRAKKLTLNQQLKKWQQLRETIQQQEAEEKNVQKAYQQISNFDQKLHSLSTEQKKLQTEEKDLNQKKSHWSLYEEWNELRAMKKSEVTEQEEKELREFYHEYQNLTEKIQKKEDELAQLEQGQESDRYFFYLDHEKEIQDLLRLDVPIMRLIDNEQKYFQEKEELEHMLSSLQKKWGWSDQTPPQKLSSSIETIVNNMEQLNEQLNQKKLQIQWLKERKQSIGEEVDQLEQKYPELLNPSNTQKNSSFLISGLGIAAVLVGFFLAMPFNFIAFVIGIICIGTASVKSYKHKNPSANVKPSWQEKLLQLDSYAEEIAKEEENLKILQQQVREYEEKLKSTFKTTDAAQDWRQLIQTYCNDEESYEKAASDYTSLQKQGAALQEQRNELESRFQFLTEWVPLANKELQEKKEVVEKFASQMQETKMNRLQQPSTLLAQQLKQHKEERNNLFADYSTLLEKFGLEQPTEIPLWLKQWETTQKKLARKEELAAILQPIFPEDITFSQLEQYLAEKKAKQEELQEKVNQLLEEKQRLQLQVEHLQKNGTLDALYQEENRMLSEIHETALKWSTNQMLIAFLSDLATELSEQQLPQLLKQTTRYFALLTDQRYQKVTLDGGVIHVSSQEEDFAIYELSTGTKDQLIMAIRFAYLFMQKERSVSPVIIDDGWLHYDSKRKENLAKLLSDFGENYQVICLSSDKEMASYYQKFNQSVIKF; translated from the coding sequence ATGGAATTAAGGAAAGCTGAAATTACGGGATTTGGGCATTATCGTAATCAAGTATTTGAATTTTTGTCTGGTAATCAGCTTTTTTTTGGTGAAAATGAAGTAGGCAAGTCGACACTCTACCAATTTATTTTGGCAATGCTTTTTGGCTTTCCCAAAAAAAGTAGTAAAAAAAGAGACTATACCCCACGAGATGGTACGGCATATGGTGGAAGACTTTGGCTTATCGTCGAGCCTTATGGACAAATAATGATCGAGCGCTACCGCAAAGTGAACCGAGGAAAAGCGAAATTAATTATTGGTGGAGAAGAAAAAGATGGAAAACTTTTAGAAGAAATTCTGGCTCCTTTGAATAAGTCGGTTTTTCAAGAAGTTTTTACTTTTCAACAAGAACAACTTTCCCAAATTGACCACTTACAAGAAGAAGAATTACAATCTTCTTTAATATCTTTGGGAATTACGGGTAGCCAACAATTAATGGAAAAAATACAAAGCTATCAAAAAGAAAACCAACGACTGTTTAAACCACGAGCTAAAAAATTAACACTGAATCAGCAGTTAAAAAAATGGCAGCAATTAAGAGAAACAATACAGCAACAAGAAGCTGAAGAAAAAAATGTTCAAAAAGCCTATCAACAGATTTCAAATTTTGATCAAAAGTTACATTCTTTATCTACCGAGCAGAAAAAATTGCAGACAGAAGAGAAAGATTTAAATCAAAAAAAATCGCACTGGTCATTGTATGAAGAATGGAATGAACTACGTGCTATGAAAAAAAGTGAGGTAACAGAACAAGAAGAAAAAGAGCTTCGGGAATTTTACCATGAATATCAAAATCTTACTGAAAAAATTCAGAAAAAAGAAGATGAGTTAGCACAGCTTGAACAAGGGCAGGAGTCAGATCGTTATTTCTTTTATTTAGATCATGAAAAAGAAATACAAGATTTATTACGTTTAGATGTTCCTATTATGCGGTTAATTGATAATGAGCAAAAGTACTTTCAGGAAAAAGAAGAGCTTGAACATATGCTTTCTTCCTTGCAAAAGAAGTGGGGATGGTCAGATCAAACCCCTCCGCAAAAACTAAGTAGCTCTATTGAAACAATTGTAAATAATATGGAACAATTAAATGAGCAATTAAATCAAAAAAAATTACAGATTCAGTGGTTAAAAGAAAGAAAGCAGTCAATTGGAGAAGAAGTAGATCAGTTAGAGCAAAAGTATCCTGAATTATTAAATCCTAGTAACACTCAAAAAAACTCTTCCTTCCTTATCTCTGGTTTGGGTATTGCGGCTGTACTTGTTGGTTTCTTTTTAGCGATGCCATTTAATTTTATTGCTTTTGTAATAGGTATAATTTGTATAGGTACTGCCTCGGTAAAAAGTTATAAACACAAGAACCCCTCTGCAAATGTCAAACCTTCTTGGCAAGAAAAGTTATTGCAGCTGGATTCTTATGCAGAAGAGATAGCTAAAGAAGAAGAAAATCTAAAAATACTGCAACAACAAGTACGAGAGTATGAAGAAAAGCTAAAAAGTACTTTCAAGACTACAGATGCTGCGCAAGATTGGCGTCAGTTGATTCAAACGTATTGTAATGATGAAGAAAGCTATGAAAAAGCAGCTTCAGATTATACTTCCTTACAAAAACAAGGGGCAGCTTTGCAAGAGCAAAGAAATGAATTAGAATCTCGCTTTCAATTTTTAACAGAGTGGGTTCCACTAGCTAATAAAGAGTTACAAGAAAAAAAAGAAGTGGTCGAAAAATTTGCTTCTCAGATGCAAGAAACGAAAATGAATCGCTTGCAACAGCCTAGTACTTTACTTGCTCAGCAATTAAAACAGCATAAGGAAGAACGAAATAATTTATTTGCTGATTATTCTACTCTATTGGAGAAATTCGGATTAGAGCAACCTACAGAGATTCCATTATGGTTGAAACAGTGGGAAACTACACAAAAAAAATTAGCGAGAAAAGAAGAATTAGCTGCTATTTTACAGCCAATTTTTCCTGAAGATATTACCTTTTCACAATTGGAGCAATATTTAGCTGAAAAAAAAGCCAAACAAGAGGAGCTCCAAGAAAAAGTTAACCAGTTACTTGAAGAAAAGCAACGATTACAGTTACAAGTAGAACATTTACAAAAAAATGGCACACTAGATGCATTATACCAAGAAGAAAATCGAATGTTATCGGAAATTCATGAAACAGCTTTGAAATGGAGCACGAATCAGATGCTCATTGCTTTTTTAAGTGACTTGGCAACTGAGTTATCAGAACAGCAATTACCACAGTTACTTAAGCAAACTACTCGTTATTTTGCCTTATTAACTGACCAGCGTTACCAAAAAGTGACGTTAGATGGTGGAGTCATTCATGTTTCTTCCCAAGAGGAAGATTTTGCAATCTATGAACTATCGACAGGGACGAAAGATCAACTGATTATGGCGATCCGTTTTGCGTATCTTTTTATGCAAAAAGAGCGTAGTGTTTCACCAGTTATTATTGATGATGGGTGGCTTCATTACGATAGCAAAAGAAAAGAGAATTTAGCGAAATTGCTTAGTGATTTTGGAGAAAATTATCAAGTTATTTGTTTATCTTCAGATAAAGAAATGGCAAGTTATTATCAAAAATTTAACCAATCAGTTATTAAATTTTAA
- a CDS encoding serine hydrolase domain-containing protein: MYPKTQNKIYVGWKNQTFSGAVYCFIAQGKEEIKVLGDASFVPQKEKMTQKHLFDVASLTKVVCTTTVVLRLLEEQVVFLDDPLQKYLPQFQDKRVTLRHLLTHTADLNSWISHRDQLSKEELKQAYLSIQAGDKLGRQVQYTDTGMILLSFMLEELFQESATSIFQKEVLTPLQMKDSSFSPKKDKKIVPTEQLTSGKILKGETHDPKARVLKEHAGNAGLFTTIGDLIRFVRVYLQETNFLDKGTIRSLLQDQTLLKNGNRSLGWDLKDTNKVLFHTGYTGAFLAVDPIAQQAFIFLSNRIHPRDYKMSYIRYRDELIDCYLKEKNTLNML, from the coding sequence ATGTACCCAAAAACACAAAATAAAATTTATGTTGGATGGAAAAACCAAACTTTTTCTGGAGCGGTTTATTGTTTTATTGCTCAGGGGAAAGAAGAAATAAAAGTGCTAGGGGATGCTTCCTTTGTGCCTCAGAAAGAAAAAATGACACAAAAACATTTATTTGACGTGGCTTCTTTAACCAAAGTTGTATGTACGACGACTGTTGTATTACGATTGCTAGAAGAACAAGTCGTTTTTCTAGATGATCCATTACAAAAGTATTTACCACAATTTCAAGATAAACGAGTAACATTACGTCATCTACTAACTCATACAGCTGATCTTAATTCATGGATTAGTCATCGCGACCAATTATCAAAAGAAGAGTTAAAGCAAGCTTATCTATCCATTCAAGCAGGTGATAAATTGGGCAGACAAGTACAATATACTGATACTGGGATGATTTTATTAAGTTTTATGTTAGAAGAGCTTTTCCAAGAAAGTGCGACCTCTATTTTTCAGAAAGAAGTACTTACACCGTTACAAATGAAAGATAGTAGTTTTTCTCCTAAGAAGGATAAAAAAATCGTACCTACCGAACAGCTTACTTCTGGAAAAATTTTAAAAGGAGAAACACACGATCCCAAAGCGCGTGTTTTAAAAGAACATGCGGGAAATGCTGGGTTGTTTACGACGATAGGAGATCTTATTAGATTTGTTCGTGTTTATTTGCAGGAAACAAACTTTTTAGATAAAGGAACCATTCGTTCATTATTACAAGATCAGACGCTATTAAAAAACGGAAATAGAAGCCTAGGATGGGATCTTAAAGATACGAATAAAGTATTATTCCATACAGGTTACACTGGAGCGTTTTTGGCAGTAGATCCAATCGCTCAACAAGCCTTTATTTTTTTATCAAATCGCATTCATCCCCGCGATTATAAGATGAGTTATATTCGTTATCGTGACGAATTAATTGATTGTTACTTAAAAGAAAAAAATACACTTAATATGTTATAA
- a CDS encoding YlbF family regulator, whose product MANIYDTANQLEREIRELDQFKELSDSFAELKKNEAAYLLFKEFQSFQQELQQKMSQGEDMTDEDAQKAQELAGKVQQEPLINDLMQKEQAFSTTINDLNRVIMTPLRELYES is encoded by the coding sequence ATGGCAAATATTTATGATACAGCGAATCAATTAGAAAGAGAAATTCGCGAATTAGATCAATTTAAAGAGTTAAGTGATTCTTTTGCTGAATTGAAAAAAAATGAAGCAGCTTATCTTTTATTTAAAGAATTCCAATCTTTCCAACAAGAATTGCAACAAAAAATGTCTCAAGGTGAAGACATGACAGATGAAGATGCGCAAAAAGCACAAGAACTAGCTGGAAAAGTACAACAAGAGCCATTGATCAATGATCTAATGCAAAAAGAACAAGCTTTTAGCACAACAATTAATGATTTAAATCGTGTTATCATGACTCCGTTAAGAGAATTATACGAAAGTTAA
- a CDS encoding peptidylprolyl isomerase, whose translation MKKKKFILSLTCLISVLGLAACSDDSDSDDEIATMKGDKITVGDFYDKAKTDQNSQQIVLDMIISQVFTEKYGDEVSDDEVDQQIEETFGDEETLNQQLEASQMSKGELEETYRQSLAVQEGLKDHVDLTDDDLKEAWDSYHPEVEAQLIAVSSEDDANDVKDEVDEDDADFGKIAEENSVDASKDDEGKVKFDSTTSPEEVPDEVKEQAWDLEDGEVTDPIEVNSEYGSGYYILKMNKNQDKGDDMDEYEDEIQEIATDNKINDQEFSTQVIGEELQDANVKIQDEAFSDILTQFTEAADGQGESNSSSEDASDEQATEETESSSE comes from the coding sequence ATGAAAAAGAAAAAATTTATTTTATCTCTTACTTGTCTAATCAGTGTTTTAGGCTTAGCAGCTTGTTCTGACGATTCAGATTCAGATGATGAAATTGCTACAATGAAAGGTGATAAAATAACTGTAGGTGACTTTTACGATAAAGCTAAGACAGACCAAAATAGTCAACAAATCGTATTAGATATGATTATATCGCAAGTTTTTACTGAAAAGTATGGTGACGAAGTTTCAGATGATGAGGTAGACCAACAAATCGAAGAAACATTTGGCGATGAAGAAACATTAAACCAACAGTTAGAAGCTTCTCAAATGAGTAAAGGTGAACTAGAAGAAACTTACAGACAAAGCTTAGCTGTACAAGAAGGCCTAAAAGATCATGTGGATTTAACAGATGATGATCTAAAAGAGGCTTGGGATTCTTACCACCCAGAAGTTGAAGCACAATTAATTGCAGTTAGCTCTGAAGACGACGCAAACGATGTCAAAGACGAAGTAGATGAAGATGATGCAGATTTCGGCAAAATAGCTGAAGAAAATTCTGTAGATGCTTCAAAAGATGACGAAGGGAAAGTAAAATTTGATTCAACAACTTCGCCTGAAGAAGTTCCTGATGAAGTTAAAGAACAGGCTTGGGATTTAGAAGACGGAGAAGTAACTGACCCGATTGAAGTTAATTCTGAATATGGCAGTGGCTACTATATCTTGAAAATGAATAAAAACCAAGATAAAGGCGACGACATGGACGAATACGAAGATGAAATCCAAGAAATTGCTACTGATAATAAAATTAATGACCAAGAATTCAGCACACAAGTTATTGGTGAAGAATTACAAGATGCTAACGTAAAAATCCAAGATGAAGCTTTCAGTGATATTTTAACTCAATTTACTGAAGCAGCAGATGGACAAGGCGAATCTAATAGTTCTTCTGAGGATGCTTCTGATGAACAAGCTACAGAAGAAACAGAAAGTTCTAGTGAATAA
- a CDS encoding 3'-5' exoribonuclease YhaM family protein has product MKKIRDLVVDEEFQGFVLIKNADARVAKNGKTFLAFTFQDTSGSIEGKFWDASNEEIQRFEAGRVVHLTGKREVYQGNPQMKIYKLRLTAPEEPNDPQLFMERAPIKKEAMEEEINQVLFEITNPHWNRVVRFLLNKYKKEFFEYPAAKKNHHAFVGGLAYHTTTMLHLGKSLVAEYPQLNASLLYAGIILHDLGKVIELSGALTTEYTTVGNLVGHLVLVDEEITQACQALNIEQNTEDIVVLRHMVLAHHGQLDYGSPVRPRIMEAEILHQIDNIDASMQMLTNAISKTEAGEYTERIFGLENRSFYVPRNAE; this is encoded by the coding sequence ATGAAAAAAATACGCGATTTAGTTGTAGATGAAGAATTTCAAGGGTTTGTTTTAATTAAAAACGCAGATGCACGTGTAGCAAAAAACGGAAAAACTTTTCTTGCTTTTACCTTCCAAGATACTTCGGGTTCTATTGAGGGGAAATTTTGGGATGCTTCCAATGAGGAAATACAACGGTTCGAAGCTGGACGTGTGGTTCACTTAACGGGGAAAAGGGAAGTTTACCAAGGGAATCCGCAAATGAAAATTTATAAGTTACGATTGACAGCACCCGAAGAGCCTAACGATCCTCAGTTATTTATGGAGCGAGCTCCTATAAAAAAAGAGGCAATGGAAGAAGAAATTAATCAAGTCTTATTTGAAATCACGAATCCTCATTGGAATCGCGTGGTACGATTTTTATTAAATAAATATAAGAAAGAATTCTTTGAATATCCCGCAGCAAAAAAGAATCATCATGCATTTGTTGGAGGGTTAGCTTATCATACAACAACGATGTTACACCTAGGTAAAAGTTTGGTAGCAGAATACCCTCAGTTAAACGCTTCTTTGCTTTATGCTGGAATTATTTTACATGACCTAGGTAAAGTTATTGAATTGAGCGGAGCTTTGACAACTGAATATACCACAGTAGGTAATCTTGTAGGACATCTAGTTTTAGTAGATGAAGAGATTACTCAAGCATGCCAAGCTTTAAACATAGAACAAAATACAGAAGATATTGTTGTATTGCGGCATATGGTATTAGCTCATCATGGACAATTAGATTATGGTTCGCCAGTACGCCCTCGCATAATGGAAGCAGAAATTTTACATCAAATTGATAATATTGATGCTTCTATGCAAATGTTAACTAATGCTATTTCTAAAACAGAAGCTGGCGAATATACTGAGCGAATATTCGGGTTAGAAAATCGAAGTTTCTATGTGCCACGAAATGCGGAATAA
- a CDS encoding VOC family protein, giving the protein MSVLTLADTAEKVTLALRVKDRDKMIDFYQGLIGFNLKQEENTLAILGVKEDNTQHLWLEESPRAEERFGEVKKLQKATLTVPSVEEISDLYQRLKEASYPIVQVSYDEGVRLAVDDPEENRLEVLATNEENKVENEEQLLALASGNFTGLTKGASFQQVYLNVTVPQKEENFLQDHLGFYLGENGKANSEFDISLYSSDSYAVDMDNSDVLGLEIIRFVVTSDTFNTLEAHLTNKEQEFYIDKKKTLLTIYDPAGVEWWFVRNNEQ; this is encoded by the coding sequence ATGTCAGTTTTGACTTTAGCAGATACTGCAGAAAAGGTTACCTTAGCTTTACGAGTAAAAGATCGTGATAAAATGATTGATTTTTATCAAGGTCTTATTGGCTTTAATTTAAAACAGGAAGAAAACACTTTGGCCATTTTAGGCGTGAAAGAAGACAATACTCAACATTTATGGTTGGAAGAAAGTCCAAGAGCGGAAGAACGCTTTGGTGAGGTGAAAAAGTTACAAAAGGCTACTTTGACAGTCCCTAGTGTAGAAGAAATAAGCGATTTATATCAAAGGCTCAAGGAAGCATCTTACCCTATTGTACAAGTGTCTTATGATGAGGGTGTACGTTTAGCAGTGGATGATCCAGAAGAAAATCGTCTGGAAGTTTTAGCTACAAATGAAGAAAATAAAGTGGAAAATGAGGAGCAACTTTTGGCATTAGCTTCTGGTAACTTTACTGGGTTAACAAAAGGAGCTTCATTTCAACAAGTATATTTGAATGTTACTGTTCCGCAAAAAGAAGAAAACTTTTTGCAAGATCACCTAGGGTTTTACCTAGGTGAAAACGGAAAGGCAAATTCAGAATTCGATATCAGTTTATATAGTTCTGATAGCTATGCTGTTGATATGGATAATTCTGATGTTTTAGGGCTTGAAATTATTCGGTTTGTTGTAACAAGTGATACCTTTAATACCTTAGAAGCACACCTTACAAATAAAGAGCAAGAGTTTTATATAGATAAGAAAAAAACACTGCTAACAATTTATGATCCAGCTGGAGTTGAATGGTGGTTTGTTCGTAACAACGAACAATAA
- a CDS encoding metallophosphoesterase family protein, with the protein MLRFIHCADLHFDRSFEGLHLITDKAKELPRENEQVLYNIVELAIKESVDFLLFAGDTFHQNRPTLKTQQQFFQQMERLNEKNIPVYVIFGNHDFYEKERYWFDFPVNVHLFKDESVQTATGYTKDGESYAISGFSYLHPQMKQTKVGEFPQKQADYHLGMYHGDMASENFAPFQIQEMKRKNYDYWALGHIHVPTVLSEKAAILYAGTPQGHTQKEEQTGVKLVTVNKGSTTWQTKDVSAIQWKKREVSLSGIQRQKAVLDNIIASFESSEKALVKLYLKNTELLPQNWLQDREMLELLDYVNDYLEKHHFQQLVYQIDIREETTSEKITVSAEEELLEHLLATYQQQDVFFETINELINYPQAQQALSLDQLQEESFAQMKKELKSEFSWRKLDGIKES; encoded by the coding sequence ATGTTACGTTTTATACATTGTGCGGATTTACATTTTGATCGTTCTTTTGAAGGATTGCACTTAATTACGGATAAAGCAAAAGAGTTACCTAGGGAAAATGAACAAGTTCTTTATAATATTGTGGAGCTTGCTATCAAAGAATCGGTTGATTTTTTGCTTTTTGCTGGAGATACTTTTCATCAAAATCGTCCTACTCTGAAAACTCAACAACAATTTTTTCAACAAATGGAACGATTAAATGAAAAAAATATACCAGTTTATGTGATTTTTGGAAACCACGATTTTTATGAAAAAGAACGGTATTGGTTTGACTTTCCTGTAAATGTTCATCTTTTTAAAGACGAAAGTGTTCAAACGGCTACTGGTTATACAAAAGATGGAGAATCATACGCTATTAGTGGCTTTAGTTATTTACATCCACAGATGAAGCAAACAAAAGTAGGGGAATTTCCGCAAAAACAAGCGGACTATCACTTAGGTATGTATCATGGGGATATGGCAAGTGAGAACTTTGCTCCTTTCCAAATACAAGAAATGAAACGTAAAAACTATGACTACTGGGCGCTGGGCCACATTCATGTCCCGACAGTTCTTTCTGAAAAAGCAGCTATTTTATATGCTGGGACACCCCAAGGTCATACGCAAAAAGAAGAACAAACAGGGGTTAAACTTGTAACAGTAAACAAAGGAAGTACAACATGGCAAACTAAAGATGTTTCTGCCATCCAGTGGAAAAAAAGAGAAGTTTCTTTATCTGGAATACAACGACAAAAAGCCGTTTTAGATAATATCATTGCTTCTTTTGAATCTTCAGAAAAAGCCTTGGTTAAGTTATACTTAAAAAATACAGAACTTTTACCACAAAATTGGTTGCAAGACAGAGAAATGTTAGAATTACTCGATTATGTTAATGATTATTTAGAAAAGCACCATTTTCAACAGTTGGTATATCAAATTGACATAAGAGAAGAAACAACGAGTGAAAAAATAACTGTTTCTGCTGAGGAAGAACTACTTGAACATCTACTAGCTACATATCAACAACAAGATGTATTTTTTGAAACAATCAATGAGTTGATTAACTATCCACAGGCTCAGCAAGCTCTTTCATTGGATCAATTACAAGAAGAATCCTTTGCACAGATGAAGAAAGAATTAAAAAGTGAATTTAGTTGGAGGAAACTAGATGGAATTAAGGAAAGCTGA
- a CDS encoding YtxH domain-containing protein, with amino-acid sequence MIKNFIKGILFGASLGSIGGLLWAPRSGKATQQLLKDYVDEVSGSLDDATASAKELQQSVKNFGQEMSHTQKTIQETIPTVMTSLQKDVEAFQFQAEPRIERVNEQVEELQTHIASLSESTTEDETENKDQA; translated from the coding sequence ATGATTAAAAATTTTATAAAAGGAATTCTTTTTGGAGCTAGTCTTGGTAGTATTGGTGGATTACTTTGGGCTCCAAGAAGTGGTAAAGCCACTCAACAGTTATTAAAAGATTATGTAGACGAGGTCAGCGGTTCGCTAGATGATGCGACAGCTTCTGCTAAAGAATTACAGCAAAGTGTGAAAAATTTTGGGCAGGAAATGTCACATACCCAAAAAACGATTCAAGAAACAATTCCTACAGTAATGACTTCCTTGCAAAAAGATGTTGAAGCTTTTCAGTTTCAAGCAGAACCTCGTATTGAGCGCGTAAATGAACAGGTTGAAGAATTGCAAACTCATATTGCTTCGCTTTCTGAAAGCACTACAGAAGATGAAACAGAAAATAAGGATCAAGCCTAA
- a CDS encoding HIT family protein, whose product MADCIFCKIKDQEIPNYKVYEDDKVYAFLDMSQVTKGHTLIIPKKHVSDIFEYDDQLAMDLSTRIPKIARALRTAFPEMEGMNIINNNGEVAYQSVFHSHVHLIPRYGKEDDFSMHFGDHSEQCSQDEMTQTAQIIKAQVN is encoded by the coding sequence ATGGCAGATTGTATTTTTTGTAAAATCAAAGATCAAGAAATTCCTAACTATAAAGTATACGAAGATGATAAAGTCTATGCCTTTTTAGATATGTCGCAAGTCACAAAGGGTCATACTTTAATTATTCCTAAAAAGCACGTTAGTGATATTTTCGAATATGACGACCAACTAGCAATGGATTTATCAACACGTATTCCCAAAATCGCTCGCGCATTACGGACAGCTTTTCCTGAGATGGAAGGAATGAATATTATTAATAACAATGGCGAGGTAGCTTATCAGTCAGTTTTCCATTCTCATGTTCACCTAATTCCTCGTTATGGGAAAGAAGACGATTTTTCTATGCATTTCGGCGACCACTCAGAACAATGTAGCCAAGATGAAATGACACAAACCGCACAAATAATTAAAGCGCAGGTGAACTAA